Proteins encoded by one window of Salmonirosea aquatica:
- a CDS encoding SusC/RagA family TonB-linked outer membrane protein, giving the protein MRKQLLSVVPYLLTGVLSIGFTFSGGATVVRGEDVIRRENAVPQALISVSGQVVDEAGEPLIGVTVLEKGSSRGTVTNETGNYTLNTEPGATLVFSFVGFIAQEIPVSDRPTVNVTLVQDALMLNEVVAVGYQTLRKSDLTGAVSSVKAKELNLTTPTIGQALVGKVAGVQISQVSGAPYNTTKIRVRGVGSVNASSDPLYVIDGYPAGNDVFINPNDIESIDILKDAASAAIYGSRAAGGVVLITTKRGKEGKGRLEYDYQFGVNQLSKKVKLMNSAEYTQLFIDARNGTYRDLMVNAGKPFTDANYSDDNATRIKNIGSAGSVSIPTSLYDFATQKALPQQYDTDWQDELYQNALVQRHNLSFTGGKNGVRYAVSGGYLDQPGIILSTAQQRLNFRTNLDAELTSKLKVGANLAVTSNTNREVQEGRFNQGPILGALIYMPIFKAYNEDGTLAKNEAAALSSGFGFQSIENPVALATETHINRRGLRGTYNGFATYEIIPDLTFKANLGMQTYTEKYEFYKPTSLSSGANPPGSPQAVAAAFAESQLLTQVDQLAEFTLNYRKQFGLHSLDALAGYTAQKNTRDVLAVRANGFQNDLIEEVTAKGADATNFSMLNNTGKTEWSLLSYLARAVYNYDNRYYLTASFRTDGSSRFGPNNRWGNFPSVSAGWNISNESFYGDRFGKSTTLKLRASWGLSGNNNIGNYNFLQTMATPGGVVFGNGSVNTALWAEGIKDLDLGWESTSQFNFGADIGLLNDRLSIIANYYLSRSFNLLFYQPISAISGTSTILTNLRDSKVENKGFDIQVDGRAISSRDFSLNVSGNISLNRNKVLDMGGASTIITNGAERSYLTHITQEGQPIGMFYGFKVAGMVREADMENIAIDNANYNSATKSFPEGYVLKGPARSLASSNPLRPGDLYFEDVNGDGIVDDNDKRVIGSPHPKFTYGFSLSARYRNFDFTSSFNGVYGNQVLDGQDYYLFNMEASGNQYQKVVNRYRSETEPGDGSVYRASRGGTQSNSTRLSTFYLQDGSFLRCTNLMLGYNVPNIAGLTRNAISNLRLYVSADNAFTLTKYLGYNPEVDYNDGANLTPGVDYGKYPLARAWNIGAKVTF; this is encoded by the coding sequence ATGAGAAAACAACTATTATCCGTGGTACCCTACCTCCTGACCGGAGTGCTGTCGATCGGCTTCACGTTTTCGGGTGGGGCGACGGTGGTAAGAGGGGAAGACGTCATCAGGCGAGAAAACGCAGTGCCTCAGGCCCTGATTTCGGTGTCGGGCCAGGTGGTGGACGAGGCGGGCGAACCGCTGATCGGCGTGACGGTACTGGAAAAAGGCAGCAGCCGGGGAACCGTTACCAACGAAACAGGCAACTATACGCTGAACACCGAACCCGGGGCTACGCTGGTGTTTTCCTTTGTGGGTTTCATCGCCCAGGAAATTCCGGTATCCGATCGGCCCACGGTCAACGTCACTCTGGTACAGGATGCACTGATGCTCAACGAAGTGGTGGCCGTAGGGTACCAGACGCTGCGCAAAAGCGATCTGACCGGGGCGGTATCGAGCGTGAAAGCCAAGGAACTCAACCTGACCACGCCTACCATCGGCCAGGCCTTAGTGGGTAAGGTAGCCGGGGTACAAATCTCACAGGTGAGTGGTGCGCCTTACAATACGACCAAAATCCGGGTACGGGGGGTAGGTTCGGTCAACGCCAGTTCGGACCCCCTCTATGTCATCGACGGCTATCCGGCGGGAAACGACGTTTTCATCAACCCCAACGACATCGAGTCGATCGACATCCTGAAAGATGCCGCCTCGGCGGCCATCTACGGTTCGCGGGCGGCGGGTGGCGTGGTGCTCATCACCACCAAGCGCGGCAAGGAGGGCAAGGGACGGTTGGAATACGACTATCAGTTTGGCGTGAATCAGCTGAGTAAAAAAGTGAAGCTGATGAACTCCGCCGAATACACCCAACTGTTCATCGACGCCCGCAATGGTACCTACCGCGACCTGATGGTGAACGCGGGCAAGCCTTTTACGGATGCCAACTATTCGGACGACAACGCTACCCGCATCAAAAACATAGGGAGCGCGGGCTCGGTAAGTATTCCCACCAGTCTGTACGATTTTGCAACCCAAAAGGCCCTGCCGCAGCAGTACGACACCGATTGGCAGGACGAACTGTACCAGAATGCGCTGGTGCAGCGGCATAACCTTTCGTTTACCGGGGGTAAAAACGGCGTGCGCTACGCCGTCAGCGGGGGGTACCTCGACCAGCCGGGAATTATTCTCAGCACGGCCCAGCAACGGCTCAATTTCCGGACCAATCTGGACGCGGAGCTGACCAGCAAATTGAAAGTGGGTGCCAATCTCGCCGTAACCTCCAACACCAACCGGGAGGTTCAGGAAGGCCGCTTCAACCAGGGACCTATCCTGGGCGCTTTGATTTACATGCCGATTTTTAAAGCCTACAACGAAGACGGTACCCTGGCCAAGAACGAGGCCGCCGCGCTCAGCTCCGGCTTCGGTTTCCAGTCGATCGAAAATCCTGTGGCTTTGGCTACCGAAACCCACATCAACCGCCGGGGGCTGCGGGGTACCTACAATGGCTTCGCCACCTACGAAATCATTCCCGACCTAACCTTCAAAGCCAATCTGGGAATGCAGACCTACACGGAAAAATACGAGTTTTACAAGCCGACCAGCCTGAGCAGCGGGGCCAATCCCCCCGGCTCACCGCAGGCCGTGGCGGCGGCCTTTGCCGAGTCACAACTGCTCACGCAGGTAGACCAGCTGGCCGAGTTCACGCTCAATTACCGGAAGCAGTTCGGATTGCATAGCCTCGATGCGCTCGCCGGGTATACGGCCCAAAAAAACACGCGCGATGTACTGGCCGTGCGGGCCAATGGCTTCCAAAATGACCTGATCGAAGAGGTAACGGCCAAGGGTGCCGACGCCACCAATTTTTCCATGCTCAACAATACCGGAAAAACCGAGTGGTCACTGCTTTCCTACCTGGCCCGCGCGGTGTATAACTACGACAACCGCTACTACCTGACGGCCTCCTTCCGAACCGACGGGTCGTCGCGCTTCGGTCCCAACAACCGCTGGGGCAATTTCCCTTCGGTATCCGCCGGCTGGAACATTTCCAACGAATCCTTCTACGGCGACCGTTTCGGAAAATCGACGACCCTTAAGCTACGCGCCAGCTGGGGACTGAGCGGCAACAACAACATCGGAAATTACAACTTCCTGCAAACCATGGCCACGCCGGGCGGCGTTGTCTTCGGCAATGGATCGGTCAACACCGCCTTGTGGGCCGAGGGTATCAAGGATCTGGACCTGGGCTGGGAATCCACTTCGCAGTTTAACTTTGGCGCGGATATTGGATTACTTAACGACCGGCTATCCATCATCGCCAATTACTACCTGAGCCGCTCGTTCAACCTGTTATTTTACCAACCCATCTCGGCGATTTCCGGTACCTCTACCATTCTGACCAATTTGCGTGACTCCAAGGTCGAGAACAAGGGTTTTGACATCCAGGTGGATGGCCGGGCCATTTCCAGTCGGGATTTTAGCCTGAACGTCAGTGGTAATATTTCCCTGAACCGCAACAAAGTGTTGGACATGGGCGGCGCGAGTACCATCATCACCAACGGAGCCGAGCGCTCCTACCTGACCCACATCACGCAGGAAGGCCAGCCCATCGGTATGTTCTACGGATTCAAAGTGGCAGGCATGGTGCGCGAAGCGGACATGGAGAATATCGCCATTGACAATGCCAACTACAACTCCGCTACCAAGTCGTTTCCGGAAGGCTATGTACTCAAAGGTCCGGCCCGCTCCTTGGCTTCCTCCAACCCGTTGCGTCCCGGCGATCTGTACTTTGAAGATGTCAATGGCGACGGGATAGTGGACGACAACGATAAGCGGGTCATCGGCAGTCCGCATCCAAAATTCACCTATGGCTTTTCGCTGTCGGCGCGCTACCGCAATTTCGACTTCACATCTTCCTTCAATGGCGTGTACGGCAACCAGGTACTCGACGGACAAGACTACTACCTCTTCAACATGGAAGCTTCGGGCAACCAGTACCAGAAAGTCGTGAACCGCTACCGTTCCGAAACCGAGCCGGGCGATGGCAGCGTATACCGCGCTTCGCGCGGGGGTACCCAGAGCAACAGTACGCGGCTTTCTACCTTCTACCTGCAGGACGGTTCGTTTCTACGCTGCACCAACCTGATGCTGGGTTATAATGTACCCAACATAGCGGGTCTGACCCGCAACGCCATCAGCAACCTGCGGCTGTATGTAAGCGCCGACAACGCCTTTACGCTCACGAAGTACCTGGGGTACAATCCCGAAGTGGATTATAATGATGGGGCTAATCTGACGCCGGGTGTGGACTATGGCAAGTACCCCCTGGCCCGCGCCTGGAACATCGGAGCAAAAGTCACTTTTTGA
- a CDS encoding RagB/SusD family nutrient uptake outer membrane protein, with the protein MNKIHIFRHTAVAFALTLLASCSTDFINLQDPNAVASSTYYRTENDVQLAVNGIYQSLRSGNSVGETSGLFNEERSDNAGRNDNQSNAGEPFQFNDFSLLPSNTYLKSHWLGLYQTISRSNQVLEGIEKVTFSDNNLKEQYQAEAKFLRALIYFELVRKWGDVPLVTRPLTTADEVRASTFREKQEVVYQQIVADLKDVVASPLPNQQNAANRGRVSKAAGNALLGKVYLTMATTLDAANRSTNLNQAKTYLMAAYGMRTFGKLSEIPYADVFDVSKKTTNPELIFQIVNKQGDINYSSSIARNNQAKGETINSLFTSSGSGTNVKPDLVKAFEEGDKRKDFSIKYANDPIVKDYFITKFRDNSAAATTNGYGGNDWILLRYADVILMLAEVNLYLGDEAAAIGYLDQVRERAGLPLYGTAKSDPAYAARYPTLKLAILHERRVELAFENQRWYDLLRFFTTDELVSYFRAKSQDDYGLAKLSNFSAKDRYYPIPFDEFKLNPEAMYQNPGY; encoded by the coding sequence ATGAACAAAATACATATTTTTCGCCATACAGCGGTTGCTTTCGCCCTGACATTACTCGCCTCCTGTTCGACCGATTTCATCAACCTACAGGATCCGAATGCCGTGGCATCATCCACCTATTACCGTACCGAGAACGACGTGCAGCTGGCCGTCAATGGGATCTACCAATCATTGCGCAGCGGCAATAGCGTTGGCGAAACCAGTGGACTTTTCAACGAGGAACGTTCGGACAATGCCGGCCGCAACGACAACCAATCCAATGCCGGCGAGCCGTTCCAGTTCAACGATTTCTCACTGCTACCCAGCAACACCTACCTGAAAAGCCATTGGCTGGGCTTGTACCAGACTATATCGCGCAGCAATCAGGTACTTGAGGGAATTGAGAAAGTGACGTTTTCGGATAACAACCTGAAAGAGCAGTACCAAGCCGAAGCGAAGTTCCTGCGGGCGCTGATCTACTTCGAGCTGGTACGAAAATGGGGCGATGTACCTCTGGTGACCAGGCCGCTCACGACTGCCGACGAAGTGCGGGCCAGTACCTTCCGTGAGAAGCAGGAGGTCGTATACCAGCAAATCGTGGCCGACCTGAAGGACGTAGTAGCCAGTCCGCTACCCAATCAGCAGAACGCCGCCAATAGGGGCCGGGTATCTAAAGCCGCCGGAAACGCACTCTTGGGAAAGGTGTACCTGACCATGGCCACCACCCTCGATGCGGCTAACCGCTCTACGAACCTAAATCAGGCTAAGACTTACCTGATGGCGGCCTACGGCATGCGTACCTTCGGAAAGTTGTCGGAAATTCCTTACGCCGATGTGTTCGATGTGAGCAAGAAGACCACCAATCCCGAGCTGATTTTTCAGATTGTGAACAAACAGGGCGATATCAACTACTCTTCGTCCATCGCCCGCAACAACCAGGCGAAAGGCGAAACGATCAATTCGCTTTTTACATCCAGTGGTTCGGGAACCAACGTGAAACCCGACCTGGTAAAAGCCTTCGAAGAAGGAGACAAGCGGAAGGATTTCTCCATCAAGTACGCCAATGATCCCATCGTCAAGGATTATTTCATCACCAAATTCCGGGACAATAGCGCTGCGGCTACGACCAACGGGTACGGTGGCAACGATTGGATTCTGCTGCGCTACGCCGACGTGATCCTGATGCTGGCCGAAGTAAACCTGTACCTGGGCGACGAGGCTGCGGCCATTGGGTACCTCGACCAGGTACGCGAGCGGGCCGGACTACCCCTGTATGGTACCGCCAAAAGCGACCCTGCCTACGCAGCCAGGTACCCCACCCTGAAACTGGCTATTCTGCACGAGCGCCGGGTAGAGCTGGCCTTCGAAAACCAGCGCTGGTACGACCTGCTCCGTTTCTTCACAACCGACGAACTGGTAAGTTATTTCCGGGCCAAAAGTCAGGACGATTACGGACTCGCCAAACTGTCGAATTTCAGCGCCAAGGATCGCTATTACCCTATTCCGTTCGATGAGTTTAAACTCAATCCCGAAGCCATGTACCAGAACCCGGGGTACTGA
- a CDS encoding PQQ-dependent sugar dehydrogenase, protein MPSDNPWAGNAEMVLEEVFAYGLRNPWRFSFDRQTGLIWAGDVGQNEFEEVNVITREGNYGWRLKEGNRCYNPRNDCDPGNLIAPVHTYPRQDGVSITGGVVYRGNRYPSLQGSYLYADYGSGKVWALVTEKGQETANQLLVDGAGNISAFGEDAAGEVYLLDHQGTIKQFLPAN, encoded by the coding sequence ATTCCCTCGGATAATCCCTGGGCGGGAAATGCCGAGATGGTACTGGAGGAGGTATTCGCGTACGGCCTTCGCAACCCCTGGCGGTTCAGCTTTGACCGGCAGACTGGCCTGATCTGGGCGGGGGATGTGGGTCAGAATGAATTTGAAGAAGTGAATGTCATTACCCGGGAAGGCAACTATGGCTGGCGACTGAAAGAAGGCAACCGCTGTTACAACCCCCGGAACGATTGCGATCCGGGGAATCTGATTGCTCCGGTTCATACCTACCCCCGGCAGGACGGGGTATCCATTACCGGAGGGGTGGTTTACCGCGGAAACCGGTATCCTTCCCTACAGGGAAGCTACCTGTATGCTGATTACGGGAGTGGAAAGGTGTGGGCGTTGGTGACAGAAAAGGGACAGGAAACAGCGAATCAATTACTGGTAGATGGGGCGGGAAATATCAGTGCGTTTGGGGAAGATGCAGCCGGAGAAGTCTACCTGCTGGATCATCAGGGTACCATCAAGCAGTTTCTTCCCGCAAACTGA
- a CDS encoding PQQ-dependent sugar dehydrogenase — MNKSSLYLRIFPIPKSGRMGGPLRLLGTCMLMGLMSMTLPQAMRPAGGDHASGKTKEWKLINAFPNLTFERPVEFTHAGDGSNRLFVLEQEGRIRVFANDPGVQSAPVYLDIKHKVSSEGEMGLLGLAFHPQFRQNGYFYVYYTKRNPLESVLARYQVASPGQAVADPATETVLLRFAQPYDNHNGGKIAFGPEGYLYISTGDGGAWGDPHQNAQNRASPPGWENCSASTSTAPKKVPTAFPRIIPGREMPRWYWRRYSRTAFATPGGSALTGRLA, encoded by the coding sequence ATGAACAAAAGCAGTTTATACCTCAGGATTTTTCCGATACCTAAATCCGGGCGGATGGGCGGCCCGCTGCGTCTGCTGGGTACCTGTATGCTGATGGGTCTGATGTCAATGACCCTTCCCCAGGCCATGAGGCCCGCTGGAGGGGACCATGCTTCGGGAAAGACCAAGGAATGGAAACTGATCAATGCCTTTCCGAATCTGACCTTTGAACGACCCGTAGAATTTACCCACGCGGGGGATGGCAGTAATCGGCTGTTTGTCCTTGAACAGGAAGGCCGAATCAGGGTGTTCGCGAACGATCCCGGTGTACAATCCGCCCCGGTTTACCTGGACATTAAACATAAGGTTTCCTCCGAAGGAGAAATGGGCTTGCTGGGACTGGCCTTCCATCCCCAATTCAGGCAAAATGGCTATTTCTACGTGTACTATACCAAGCGCAATCCGCTCGAATCGGTATTGGCAAGGTACCAGGTTGCTTCCCCAGGACAGGCTGTGGCCGACCCCGCCACTGAAACCGTACTCCTACGCTTTGCACAGCCTTATGACAACCACAACGGGGGTAAAATTGCGTTTGGTCCCGAAGGGTACCTGTACATCTCGACTGGTGACGGGGGTGCTTGGGGCGATCCGCATCAGAACGCCCAGAACCGGGCCTCCCCTCCTGGTTGGGAAAACTGCTCCGCATCGACGTCGACGGCACCCAAAAAGGTACCTACGGCATTCCCTCGGATAATCCCTGGGCGGGAAATGCCGAGATGGTACTGGAGGAGGTATTCGCGTACGGCCTTCGCAACCCCTGGCGGTTCAGCTTTGACCGGCAGACTGGCCTGA
- a CDS encoding RNA polymerase sigma-70 factor: MNVNYRHIEDKILWNLVGSEDDSLAFGELHRRYAAKMYTLARRKLDDQAAAEDLVQELFVSFWLKRKEIRIEKDIDVYLFTSLRNRIISSLRKKLYEKSVSLHDIPDQTLASHSANPVQEEILLSELQVAYDRELGKLPEKSRRVFQLSRSGLTNRETAELLEITEKTVEFHISKALRILREKLNYLALIVALLSS, encoded by the coding sequence GTGAATGTAAACTATCGACATATAGAGGATAAAATCCTTTGGAACCTCGTAGGTTCGGAGGATGACTCTTTGGCTTTTGGGGAGCTGCACCGGCGCTACGCGGCCAAAATGTACACCCTGGCCCGTCGTAAACTGGACGATCAGGCGGCGGCTGAAGATCTGGTGCAGGAACTGTTCGTTTCGTTCTGGCTGAAGCGAAAGGAAATCCGGATTGAAAAGGATATCGACGTATATCTGTTCACATCGCTCAGGAACCGGATTATTTCGAGCTTGCGGAAAAAGCTGTACGAAAAGTCGGTTTCGCTCCATGATATTCCAGACCAAACGTTGGCTTCCCATTCGGCTAACCCCGTGCAGGAGGAGATTCTGCTCAGTGAGCTTCAGGTGGCTTATGACCGCGAACTTGGCAAGCTACCCGAAAAAAGCCGCCGGGTGTTCCAGTTGAGCCGCAGCGGCCTTACTAACCGCGAAACCGCCGAACTGTTGGAGATCACGGAAAAGACCGTTGAATTTCATATCAGCAAAGCGTTGCGTATTCTCCGGGAGAAATTGAACTACCTCGCGCTGATCGTGGCCCTTCTATCGTCTTAG